One stretch of Mus pahari chromosome 5, PAHARI_EIJ_v1.1, whole genome shotgun sequence DNA includes these proteins:
- the Lipt1 gene encoding lipoyltransferase 1, mitochondrial isoform X2 has protein sequence MPAREGMLIPLSMKNCYRLLCQHKVPASGFKSPPTHGLILQSISNDVYENLAIEDWIHDHVHLEGKPILFLWRNSPSVVIGRHQNPWQECNLHLMRQEGIKLARRKSGGGTVYHDMGNINLTFFTTKTMYDRMENLKLIVRALNAVQPQLDVQPTKKFDLLLDGQFKISGTASKIGRTAAYHHCTLLCSTNRIALSSSLKSPYRGIKSNATPSIPSAVKNLLERDSTLTCEVLMSAVAAEYAAHHQIDDHVNLINPADETMFPGINSKVKELQSWEWVYGRTPKFTVDTTFHVPYEQAQLEIQVFMDVKNGRIETCDIKAPDHWLPLEIGDKLNSSFIGSKFCPVETTLLTNVLLRTCPGDYHLHSKWNILCEKIRGIM, from the exons ATGCCTGCACGGGAAGG catgctaATTCCACTTTCAATGAAGAATTGCTACCGATTACTTTGTCAGCACAAGGTCCCAGCATCTGGCTTTAAAAGCCCACCCACACATGGGCTCATTTTACAGTCGATCTCCAATGATGTGTATGAAAATCTGGCTATAGAAGACTGGATCCACGACCACGTACATCTAGAAGGCAAGCCGATTCTTTTCCTTTGGAGAAATTCTCCTTCTGTCGTCATCGGTAGGCATCAGAATCCGTGGCAGGAATGTAACCTCCATCTGATGAGACAGGAAGGAATCAAACTGGCTCGGAGGAAGAGTGGAGGAGGAACCGTGTACCACGACATGGGTAACATCAACCTCACCTTCTTTACCACCAAAACCATGTATGACAGAATGGAAAATCTGAAACTAATCGTGAGAGCTCTAAATGCTGTCCAACCCCAGCTAGATGTGCAGCCTACCAAAAAGTTTGACCTGTTACTCGATGGGCAGTTTAAAATCTCAGGAACCGCATCAAAGATCGGCCGGACTGCCGCGTACCACCACTGCACCTTGCTCTGCAGCACCAACAGGATAGCTCTGTCTTCTTCGCTGAAGAGCCCGTACCGCGGGATAAAGAGCAACGCCACTCCCAGCATCCCTTCCGCTGTCAAAAACCTTCTGGAAAGAGATTCCACGCTGACCTGTGAAGTTCTGATGAGTGCTGTGGCTGCAGAGTACGCGGCGCATCATCAAATCGATGATCACGTCAACCTAATAAACCCTGCAGACGAGACAATGTTCCCTGGAATAAACAGCAAAGTCAAGGAACTGCAAAGTTGGGAGTGGGTATATGGCAGGACTCCCAAGTTTACTGTGGATACCACATTTCATGTGCCGTATGAGCAGGCGCAGTTGGAAATCCAAGTGTTCATGGATGTAAAGAACGGACGAATCGAAACCTGCGATATTAAGGCACCCGATCACTGGCTGCCGCTGGAAATAGGTGACAAATTAAACTCAAGTTTCATTGGCAGCAAGTTCTGCCCCGTTGAAACCACCCTGCTAACGAATGTATTACTGAGAACATGTCCAGGTGACTATCACTTACACAGTAAATGGAACATTCTGTGTGAAAAAATCAGGGGAATAATGTGA
- the Lipt1 gene encoding lipoyltransferase 1, mitochondrial isoform X1 translates to MLIPLSMKNCYRLLCQHKVPASGFKSPPTHGLILQSISNDVYENLAIEDWIHDHVHLEGKPILFLWRNSPSVVIGRHQNPWQECNLHLMRQEGIKLARRKSGGGTVYHDMGNINLTFFTTKTMYDRMENLKLIVRALNAVQPQLDVQPTKKFDLLLDGQFKISGTASKIGRTAAYHHCTLLCSTNRIALSSSLKSPYRGIKSNATPSIPSAVKNLLERDSTLTCEVLMSAVAAEYAAHHQIDDHVNLINPADETMFPGINSKVKELQSWEWVYGRTPKFTVDTTFHVPYEQAQLEIQVFMDVKNGRIETCDIKAPDHWLPLEIGDKLNSSFIGSKFCPVETTLLTNVLLRTCPGDYHLHSKWNILCEKIRGIM, encoded by the coding sequence atgctaATTCCACTTTCAATGAAGAATTGCTACCGATTACTTTGTCAGCACAAGGTCCCAGCATCTGGCTTTAAAAGCCCACCCACACATGGGCTCATTTTACAGTCGATCTCCAATGATGTGTATGAAAATCTGGCTATAGAAGACTGGATCCACGACCACGTACATCTAGAAGGCAAGCCGATTCTTTTCCTTTGGAGAAATTCTCCTTCTGTCGTCATCGGTAGGCATCAGAATCCGTGGCAGGAATGTAACCTCCATCTGATGAGACAGGAAGGAATCAAACTGGCTCGGAGGAAGAGTGGAGGAGGAACCGTGTACCACGACATGGGTAACATCAACCTCACCTTCTTTACCACCAAAACCATGTATGACAGAATGGAAAATCTGAAACTAATCGTGAGAGCTCTAAATGCTGTCCAACCCCAGCTAGATGTGCAGCCTACCAAAAAGTTTGACCTGTTACTCGATGGGCAGTTTAAAATCTCAGGAACCGCATCAAAGATCGGCCGGACTGCCGCGTACCACCACTGCACCTTGCTCTGCAGCACCAACAGGATAGCTCTGTCTTCTTCGCTGAAGAGCCCGTACCGCGGGATAAAGAGCAACGCCACTCCCAGCATCCCTTCCGCTGTCAAAAACCTTCTGGAAAGAGATTCCACGCTGACCTGTGAAGTTCTGATGAGTGCTGTGGCTGCAGAGTACGCGGCGCATCATCAAATCGATGATCACGTCAACCTAATAAACCCTGCAGACGAGACAATGTTCCCTGGAATAAACAGCAAAGTCAAGGAACTGCAAAGTTGGGAGTGGGTATATGGCAGGACTCCCAAGTTTACTGTGGATACCACATTTCATGTGCCGTATGAGCAGGCGCAGTTGGAAATCCAAGTGTTCATGGATGTAAAGAACGGACGAATCGAAACCTGCGATATTAAGGCACCCGATCACTGGCTGCCGCTGGAAATAGGTGACAAATTAAACTCAAGTTTCATTGGCAGCAAGTTCTGCCCCGTTGAAACCACCCTGCTAACGAATGTATTACTGAGAACATGTCCAGGTGACTATCACTTACACAGTAAATGGAACATTCTGTGTGAAAAAATCAGGGGAATAATGTGA